A portion of the Maniola hyperantus chromosome 24, iAphHyp1.2, whole genome shotgun sequence genome contains these proteins:
- the Idh3b gene encoding isocitrate dehydrogenase [NAD] subunit beta, mitochondrial isoform X1: protein MSLITRNVFRTLIQGSQHMGKGLHTTAVNADKNVCFAPHSISTLQTSKEGRVKCTLIPGDGVGPELVYSVQEVFKAAGIPVDFESYFFSEVNPTLSAPLEDVVGSIARNKICIKGILATPDFSHTGELQTLNMKLRNALDLYANVVHVKSLPNVKCRHPDVDCIIIREQTEGEYSALEHESVPGVVECLKIITAAKSERIAKFAFDYAVKMRRKKVTAVHKANIMKLGDGLFLRSCEEMAKLYPRIQFEKMIVDNCTMQMVSNPNQFDVMVTPNLYGNIVDNLASGLVGGAGVVAGASYSADCAVFEQGARHIFSGAVGKNIANPTAMLLCSANLLAHVNLQTYSKMIKNAINKVLTDGKVRTKDLGGQSTTKDFTYAVIHCLT from the exons ATGTCTCTAATTACCAGAAATGTTTTCCGTACATTAATACAG GGTTCACAGCACATGGGCAAAGGTTTGCACACAACGGCAGTAAATGCTGACAAAAATGTATGTTTCGCGCCCCATTCAATCAGCACCCTG CAAACAAGCAAGGAGGGTCGCGTAAAATGCACTCTCATACCCGGCGATGGCGTCGGCCCAGAGCTTGTGTACTCCGTTCAAGAAGTTTTCAAG GCAGCTGGCATACCCGTGGACTTCGAGTCGTACTTTTTCTCCGAAGTGAACCCGACGTTGAGTGCTCCTCTCGAAGATGTCGTCGGCTCCATTGCCAGAAACAAGATTTGTATCAag GGTATTTTGGCCACCCCAGACTTCTCCCATACCGGCGAACTGCAAACTCTGAACATGAAGTTGCGTAATGCGCTGGACTTGTACGCTAACGTCGTCCATGTCAAGTCCTTACCCAACGTCAAGTGCCGTCACCCTGACGTCGACTGCATCATCATCCGAGAACAGACCGAGGGCGAATACTCTGCTTTGGAACACGAGTCTGTGCCTG GCGTAGTGGAATGTCTGAAGATCATCACAGCGGCCAAGTCGGAACGTATCGCCAAGTTCGCGTTTGACTACGCTGTGAAAATGAGGCGTAAGAAGGTGACCGCTGTACACAAGGCCAACATCATGAAGTTGGGCGATGGACTGTTCTTACGAAGCTGTGAAGAG ATGGCAAAACTTTACCCTCGCATCCAATTCGAGAAGATGATCGTCGACAACTGTACGATGCAGATGGTTTCCAACCCCAACCAATTCGACGTTATGGTCACCCCTAACCTATACGGCAACATCGTGGACAACCTTGCGAGTGGGCTTGTGGGCGGCGCGGGTGTAGTCGCCGGCGCTTCTTATAGTGCTGACTGTGCGGTGTTTGAACAG GGAGCCCGCCACATCTTCTCCGGAGCTGTGGGCAAAAATATCGCCAATCCCACGGCCATGCTTCTGTGCTCGGCCAACTTGTTGGCACATGTCAACCTCCAAACCTACTCCAAGATGATCAAGAACGCTATCAACAA AGTACTTACGGACGGCAAAGTCAGAACCAAGGATCTCGGCGGACAGTCCACAACAAAAGATTTCACATACGCGGTTATTCATTGCCTCACATAA
- the Idh3b gene encoding isocitrate dehydrogenase [NAD] subunit beta, mitochondrial isoform X2, with protein MSLITRNVFRTLIQGSQHMGKGLHTTAVNADKNQTSKEGRVKCTLIPGDGVGPELVYSVQEVFKAAGIPVDFESYFFSEVNPTLSAPLEDVVGSIARNKICIKGILATPDFSHTGELQTLNMKLRNALDLYANVVHVKSLPNVKCRHPDVDCIIIREQTEGEYSALEHESVPGVVECLKIITAAKSERIAKFAFDYAVKMRRKKVTAVHKANIMKLGDGLFLRSCEEMAKLYPRIQFEKMIVDNCTMQMVSNPNQFDVMVTPNLYGNIVDNLASGLVGGAGVVAGASYSADCAVFEQGARHIFSGAVGKNIANPTAMLLCSANLLAHVNLQTYSKMIKNAINKVLTDGKVRTKDLGGQSTTKDFTYAVIHCLT; from the exons ATGTCTCTAATTACCAGAAATGTTTTCCGTACATTAATACAG GGTTCACAGCACATGGGCAAAGGTTTGCACACAACGGCAGTAAATGCTGACAAAAAT CAAACAAGCAAGGAGGGTCGCGTAAAATGCACTCTCATACCCGGCGATGGCGTCGGCCCAGAGCTTGTGTACTCCGTTCAAGAAGTTTTCAAG GCAGCTGGCATACCCGTGGACTTCGAGTCGTACTTTTTCTCCGAAGTGAACCCGACGTTGAGTGCTCCTCTCGAAGATGTCGTCGGCTCCATTGCCAGAAACAAGATTTGTATCAag GGTATTTTGGCCACCCCAGACTTCTCCCATACCGGCGAACTGCAAACTCTGAACATGAAGTTGCGTAATGCGCTGGACTTGTACGCTAACGTCGTCCATGTCAAGTCCTTACCCAACGTCAAGTGCCGTCACCCTGACGTCGACTGCATCATCATCCGAGAACAGACCGAGGGCGAATACTCTGCTTTGGAACACGAGTCTGTGCCTG GCGTAGTGGAATGTCTGAAGATCATCACAGCGGCCAAGTCGGAACGTATCGCCAAGTTCGCGTTTGACTACGCTGTGAAAATGAGGCGTAAGAAGGTGACCGCTGTACACAAGGCCAACATCATGAAGTTGGGCGATGGACTGTTCTTACGAAGCTGTGAAGAG ATGGCAAAACTTTACCCTCGCATCCAATTCGAGAAGATGATCGTCGACAACTGTACGATGCAGATGGTTTCCAACCCCAACCAATTCGACGTTATGGTCACCCCTAACCTATACGGCAACATCGTGGACAACCTTGCGAGTGGGCTTGTGGGCGGCGCGGGTGTAGTCGCCGGCGCTTCTTATAGTGCTGACTGTGCGGTGTTTGAACAG GGAGCCCGCCACATCTTCTCCGGAGCTGTGGGCAAAAATATCGCCAATCCCACGGCCATGCTTCTGTGCTCGGCCAACTTGTTGGCACATGTCAACCTCCAAACCTACTCCAAGATGATCAAGAACGCTATCAACAA AGTACTTACGGACGGCAAAGTCAGAACCAAGGATCTCGGCGGACAGTCCACAACAAAAGATTTCACATACGCGGTTATTCATTGCCTCACATAA